From a single Brassica napus cultivar Da-Ae chromosome C9, Da-Ae, whole genome shotgun sequence genomic region:
- the LOC106403889 gene encoding glutathione S-transferase T3-like, translated as MDPPPGTSKFVDLLYSQQTVSFGNFEDSATLSSTQVPFRGSVGTEASNFDGDSAAGRRERRKWTPTDDVVLISSWLNTSKDHVVGNEQTSSGFWKRIADYFSASPLVAGLEEREPTHCKQRWHRINDLVSKFCGAYEAATREKTSGQNENDIVKLAHQIFYNNYQKKFTLEHAWKELRHDQKWCELATAKKEGSLKKRKCQDGGDSETSPPTENKRPPGVKAAKKGSNRAVIGEDDLNKFQSMWTMKQADLAVKERLSQLTLLNSLIGKKEPLAEYEETLKQKLINALW; from the coding sequence ATGGATCCACCCCCTGGAACTTCAAAGTTTGTTGACCTCCTTTATAGTCAACAAACTGTTTCCTTTGGTAACTTTGAAGATAGTGCAACACTATCTTCAACACAGGTTCCATTCCGAGGCAGTGTAGGAACCGAAGCTTCAAACTTTGATGGAGACAGTGCCGCTGGGCGTAGAGAACGTCGAAAGTGGACACCAACAGATGATGTTGTCCTGATCAGCTCGTGGTTAAACACGAGCAAGGATCATGTGGTTGGGAACGAGCAAACATCCTCCGGGTTTTGGAAAAGGATTGCTGATTACTTTTCAGCAAGTCCTCTTGTTGCTGGCCTTGAAGAGAGAGAGCCAACACACTGCAAGCAACGATGGCATAGGATCAATGACCTCGTTTCCAAGTTCTGTGGAGCGTATGAAGCGGCTACTAGGGAAAAAACAAGCGGCCAGAATGAAAACGACATTGTGAAGCTAGCTCATCAGATATTTTACAACAACTACCAGAAGAAATTTACACTAGAACACGCTTGGAAGGAGCTAAGGCACGACCAGAAGTGGTGCGAGTTGGCTACTGCAAAAAAGGAagggagcttgaagaagaggaagtgtCAGGACGGTGGAGATTCAGAGACTTCTCCACCAACTGAGAACAAACGTCCTCCTGGTGTGAAAGCCGCAAAGAAAGGGTCTAACAGGGCGGTGATAGGGGAAGATGATCTTAACAAGTTTCAGTCTATGTGGACAATGAAACAGGCAGACTTGGCCGTGAAAGAAAGGTTGTCTCAGCTTACTCTACTTAACAGTCTCATTGGGAAAAAAGAACCCCTTGCCGAGTATGAAGAAACCCTCAAGCAGAAGCTGATAAATGCTTTGTGGTGA
- the LOC111202767 gene encoding uncharacterized protein LOC111202767, whose translation MQKIVIIMEKKINVFVLSMIFLLVGSSLMFRRVDCRALRSKQWRDVNGQDQSTEAAMKVKKSWSSKRPLMRSYCFRLASGPSGKGVGH comes from the coding sequence atgcaaaaaatagttataataatggagaagaagattaaTGTGTTTGTGCTGTCTATGATCTTTTTACTGGTGGGCTCGTCTTTGATGTTTAGGAGGGTTGATTGCAGAGCCTTACGATCGAAACAATGGAGAGACGTCAACGGCCAAGATCAATCCACCGAGGCGGCCATGAAGGTGAAGAAAAGCTGGAGCAGTAAGCGTCCTTTGATGAGGAGCTATTGTTTCCGGTTAGCTTCTGGGCCGAGCGGAAAAGGAGTTGGCCACTAA
- the LOC106364313 gene encoding pumilio homolog 14-like: MDSSGINNTNSESHEEQNPTPVNQLGATQLQPSQPQPNYSRRFLDERLSRFPSGADLQTLESSFGSLSVADSSVPPFLENRWTNGSSSSSSSLQYQEINGAPGYNGRWDSSYRNPNSGVFRNGNSQDVPPLSRGRHWGSNNGLGYVRNNSSWKSNQGFLNNHDQSLYFGNPRTRSIASLAKDQSSSAELQRKISEGSKETIDVVFEGIIFHVCDLMVDPYGHHVLRKLMERCSSEQISQIVDVITQQQFGFVKICTDPVGALAVKSLLRCLQTEEQVLRIVGVVSLGALLLTRSSNAFVILQCFKQFNPSHTRELLAVIAQNCLQIATDEYGCRMLQQCLETGCNVVKQRLIQEIIANALRICADSYGNYVVQYLLELGDPNVTVSLIKQLLGNYAFLARNKFASHVVQKFLKIEYIDPSLIVYDLLKDIDTLLLDPFGNYVIQTAWFVCKDELRMILMMHIDRNKRLMRCNMYGNKILERLNL; this comes from the exons ATGGACTCCTCTGGCATCAACAACACCAACAGCGAAAGCCATGAAGAGCAGAATCCAACTCCGGTGAATCAACTAGGTGCCACTCAGTTGCAACCTTCTCAGCCTCAACCCAATTACTCTCGCAGATTTCTAGATGAACGGCTATCTAGATTCCCCAGTGGTGCTGATCTGCAAACCCTAGAATCCTCCTTCGGTTCGCTCTCCGTTGCCGATTCAAGTGTTCCTCCGTTTCTTGAAAACCGTTGGACCAATGGATCgtcttcttcgtcgtcgtcaCTACAATACCAAGAGATCAATGGCGCCCCTGGCTATAACGGGAGATGGGATAGTAGTTATAGGAATCCTAACAGTGGTGTTTTCCGAAACGGAAACTCGCAAGACGTTCCTCCTTTGTCAAGAGGTCGTCATTGGGGTTCCAACAATGGACTAGGTTATGTAAGGAACAATAGTTCTTGGAAGAGCAACCAAGGGTTCTTGAACAACCATGATCAGTCTCTGTATTTCGGGAACCCTAGAACGAGATCGATTGCTTCGCTTGCTAAAGATCAGAGTTCGAGTGCTGAGTTGCAGAGGAAGATCTCCGAGGGTTCCAAGGAGACCATCGATGTGGTTTTCGAGGGTATTATCTTTCATGTCTGTGACTTGATGGTTGACCCTTATGGCCATCACGTTCTGAGGAAGCTTATGGAGAGGTGCAGCTCTGAACAGATCTCTCAGATTGTTGATGTCATCACTCAGCAACAGTTTGGATTTGTTAAAATTTGCACTGATCCTGTCGG AGCCCTTGCGGTAAAGTCGCTGTTGAGGTGTCTTCAAACTGAGGAACAAGTTTTACGCATAGTGGGAGTTGTCAGCTTGGGAGCACTTTTATTGACAAGGAGCAGCAATGCATTTGTGATTCTCCAATGCTTCAAGCAGTTTAATCCCTCCCACACTAGG GAGCTTCTTGCAGTTATCGCTCAGAACTGTTTGCAGATAGCAACTGATGAATATGGCTGCCGCATGCTTCAACAATGTCTTGAAACTGGTTGTAACGTGGTAAAGCAAAGATTGATTCAGGAGATAATCGCGAACGCGTTGAGAATCTGCGCTGACTCCTACGG AAACTACGTGGTGCAGTATCTACTGGAGCTCGGTGATCCAAATGTAACAGTTTCGCTCATAAAACAGCTGCTAGGGAACTACGCGTTCCTCGCTCGTAACAAATTTGCAAGCCATGTTGTGCAAAAGTTCTTGAAAATCGAGTATATCGACCCTAGCTTGATCGTATACGACTTGCTTAAAGATATTGATACACTTCTTCTTGATCCGTTTGGAAACTATGTCATTCAAACGGCATGGTTTGTCTGTAAG GACGAGTTGCgcatgatcttgatgatgcaTATTGATCGTAATAAACGATTGATGAGGTGCAACATGTATGGGAATAAAATTCTGGAGAGACTCAATCTCTAG